The Sporocytophaga myxococcoides genome includes a window with the following:
- the purL gene encoding phosphoribosylformylglycinamidine synthase, translating into MIRFFSSQSDRVYALQTERELSTTDISKLEWLFGAKLQQESTLSGYFVGPRAAMITPWSTNAVEITLNMGIQGIVRIEEFKEVKEDFVDFDPMLSHKYNGLNQDIYTIRIKPEPVKPITDIAAYNKQEGLSLSDEEVDYLNKLAERLGRPLTDSEVFGFSQVNSEHCRHKIFNGKFVIDGEEKPTSLFKLIRKTSEANPNDIVSAYKDNVAFIKGPVVQQFAPKRADEPDFYKVSEFESVISLKAETHNFPTTVEPFNGAATGSGGEIRDRLAGGQGALPLAGTAVYMTALSRLEKDRPWEKATQERKWLYQTPMDILIKASNGATDFGNKFGQPLITGSVLTFEYDEKSEKLKSPRKLGFDKVIMLAGGIGYGKANQAQKKYPKPGDKIVILGGENYRIGMGGAAVSSADTGQHGSGIELNAIQRSNPEMQKRAANAIRAMVESDNNLIVSIHDHGAGGHLNCLSELVEETGGKINLDKLPVGDPTLSAKEIIGNESQERMGLVIGEKDIATLQKIADRERAPMYTVGDVTGDHRFTFESASTKEKPMDLELKDMFGSSPKMIMTDKEVERVYQPVTYDQNQLHSYLEQLLQLEAVACKDWLTNKVDRCVGGRVAKQQCAGPLQLPLNNVGVMALDFQGKEGIATSIGHAPVSALIDPAAGSRNAIAEALSNIVWAPLKDNLKSVSLSANWMWACKNEGEDARLYKAVEACSDFAIALGINIPTGKDSLSMKQKYKDEEVIAPGTVIISAAANCSDVRKVVEPVLQREGGNIYYINLSNDKFKLGGSSFAQVVNKIGNETPDITDAALFKNAFNTLQLLIKEGKIEAGHDIGSGGLITTILEMCFADNRLGANIDLTSLGEADSIKVLFAENIGVVFQASAEVETTLKANNVPFHKIGTSTSEATLELKNGADSYSFDIAKLRDTWYKTSYLLDIKQSGPVSAKERYNNYKFHELKYKFPEGFDGKKPVIDSSKPRIKAAIIREKGSNSEREMANAMYLAGFDVKDVHMTDLISGRETLEDIRFIGAVGGFSNSDVLGSAKGWAGAFMYNEKAKTTLENFFKREDTLSVGICNGCQLFVELGLINLDHDVKPKMLHNVSGKHESIFTSLTINKNKSVMLSSLAGSTLGVWVSHGEGRFSCPHTEDKYQIVAKYAYETYPHCPNGSDFNTAMLCDETGRHLVMMPHIERSLLQWQWANYPKGRHDEVSPWMEAFVNARKWLEENGK; encoded by the coding sequence ATGATTCGTTTCTTTTCCAGTCAATCTGACAGAGTTTACGCCTTACAGACCGAGCGCGAACTAAGCACAACAGATATTTCCAAACTTGAATGGCTTTTTGGTGCCAAGTTACAACAGGAAAGTACTTTAAGTGGGTACTTTGTTGGTCCCCGTGCTGCCATGATCACTCCATGGAGTACCAATGCGGTAGAAATCACTCTGAATATGGGCATTCAGGGAATAGTCCGGATTGAAGAGTTTAAAGAAGTAAAAGAAGATTTTGTTGATTTTGACCCTATGCTTTCTCATAAGTATAATGGTCTAAATCAGGATATTTATACCATCAGAATTAAACCAGAGCCTGTTAAGCCAATCACAGATATTGCTGCCTACAATAAACAGGAGGGACTTTCTCTTAGTGATGAAGAAGTTGATTATTTAAACAAACTGGCAGAAAGATTGGGCAGGCCTCTGACAGATTCAGAAGTATTTGGTTTTTCACAGGTCAATTCAGAACACTGCCGTCATAAAATTTTTAACGGAAAGTTTGTGATAGATGGGGAAGAAAAACCTACCTCACTATTTAAATTGATCCGGAAAACATCGGAAGCAAATCCGAACGATATAGTTTCTGCTTATAAAGATAATGTTGCTTTCATTAAAGGTCCGGTAGTTCAACAGTTTGCGCCTAAGCGTGCTGATGAACCTGATTTTTATAAGGTGAGTGAATTTGAATCTGTTATCTCCCTTAAAGCTGAAACTCATAACTTTCCTACAACAGTAGAGCCTTTTAACGGTGCAGCAACAGGATCGGGAGGGGAGATCAGAGACAGGCTGGCGGGTGGACAAGGTGCGCTTCCTCTGGCAGGAACAGCAGTTTATATGACTGCATTATCTCGTCTTGAAAAGGACCGTCCTTGGGAAAAGGCCACTCAGGAAAGAAAGTGGTTGTATCAAACACCTATGGATATTCTGATCAAAGCTTCTAACGGAGCAACTGATTTCGGAAATAAATTTGGTCAGCCGCTGATTACCGGTTCTGTCTTAACCTTTGAGTATGACGAAAAATCAGAAAAGCTTAAGTCACCAAGAAAACTGGGTTTTGATAAAGTTATAATGCTTGCCGGGGGGATTGGTTATGGAAAAGCCAATCAGGCACAGAAAAAATATCCTAAACCGGGAGATAAAATCGTAATTCTTGGAGGTGAAAATTACCGCATCGGAATGGGTGGAGCTGCAGTATCTTCTGCGGATACAGGGCAGCATGGCTCAGGCATTGAATTAAATGCCATCCAGCGTTCTAATCCTGAGATGCAAAAAAGAGCAGCGAACGCTATCCGTGCAATGGTGGAGAGCGACAATAACCTGATCGTTTCCATACATGACCATGGAGCAGGTGGCCACCTCAACTGCCTTTCAGAACTGGTAGAAGAAACAGGAGGTAAAATAAACCTCGATAAATTGCCTGTTGGAGATCCGACCCTTTCTGCAAAAGAAATTATCGGAAATGAATCACAAGAGCGAATGGGCCTTGTAATCGGAGAGAAGGATATCGCTACCCTTCAGAAGATTGCTGATCGGGAACGTGCTCCTATGTATACAGTCGGCGATGTTACCGGTGATCACCGTTTTACATTTGAATCAGCTTCTACAAAAGAGAAGCCGATGGATCTGGAGCTGAAGGACATGTTCGGAAGCTCACCGAAAATGATCATGACGGATAAAGAAGTTGAAAGAGTTTATCAACCTGTAACATACGATCAAAACCAGCTTCACTCTTACCTTGAGCAGCTGTTGCAGCTTGAAGCTGTTGCCTGCAAAGACTGGTTGACTAATAAAGTGGACCGTTGTGTTGGTGGCCGTGTGGCTAAACAACAATGTGCAGGACCACTTCAATTGCCTTTGAACAATGTTGGTGTAATGGCTCTGGATTTTCAGGGTAAAGAAGGTATTGCGACTTCTATTGGTCATGCACCTGTTTCTGCTCTGATTGATCCAGCAGCTGGTAGCCGTAATGCCATTGCAGAGGCCTTGTCAAACATCGTATGGGCTCCATTAAAAGATAATTTAAAAAGCGTTTCTCTTTCTGCAAACTGGATGTGGGCTTGTAAGAACGAAGGAGAAGACGCTCGTTTATATAAAGCCGTTGAAGCTTGTTCTGATTTTGCTATTGCTCTTGGCATTAACATACCGACAGGAAAAGATTCCCTGTCAATGAAGCAGAAGTATAAAGATGAGGAGGTAATAGCTCCTGGAACAGTAATTATATCCGCAGCTGCAAACTGCAGTGATGTGAGAAAGGTTGTAGAGCCAGTGTTGCAGAGAGAGGGAGGGAATATCTATTACATCAATCTTTCAAATGACAAATTTAAATTAGGTGGTTCTTCTTTTGCTCAGGTGGTGAATAAAATAGGAAACGAAACGCCTGATATAACAGATGCGGCATTGTTTAAAAATGCATTCAACACGCTGCAACTATTAATTAAGGAAGGTAAAATAGAAGCAGGTCACGATATTGGCAGTGGCGGTCTGATCACTACGATACTTGAGATGTGCTTTGCAGATAACAGGCTTGGAGCAAACATTGATTTAACCTCTCTTGGTGAAGCTGACAGCATTAAAGTCCTGTTTGCAGAAAACATTGGAGTTGTATTCCAAGCATCAGCTGAGGTGGAGACTACTTTAAAAGCAAATAATGTTCCTTTCCATAAAATAGGAACCAGTACTTCTGAGGCAACGCTTGAGCTGAAGAATGGAGCTGATTCATATAGCTTTGATATCGCAAAACTAAGAGATACCTGGTACAAAACATCTTATCTGCTGGACATAAAACAAAGTGGTCCAGTAAGTGCTAAAGAGCGTTATAATAACTACAAATTCCACGAACTGAAATACAAATTCCCTGAAGGATTTGATGGTAAGAAGCCTGTTATCGACAGCTCTAAGCCAAGAATTAAAGCTGCTATTATTCGTGAGAAAGGAAGTAACTCGGAGCGTGAAATGGCTAATGCTATGTACCTGGCAGGTTTCGACGTGAAAGACGTTCACATGACGGACTTAATTTCAGGAAGAGAAACGCTTGAAGATATACGTTTTATCGGTGCTGTGGGAGGCTTCTCTAATTCGGATGTACTGGGTTCTGCGAAAGGATGGGCAGGAGCGTTTATGTATAATGAAAAAGCAAAAACAACGCTTGAGAATTTCTTTAAACGTGAAGATACGTTATCAGTAGGTATCTGTAATGGTTGTCAGCTTTTCGTTGAGTTGGGTCTTATCAATCTGGATCACGATGTAAAGCCGAAAATGCTTCACAACGTGAGTGGAAAACACGAAAGCATCTTTACCTCTCTGACCATCAATAAAAATAAATCGGTAATGCTTTCAAGCCTTGCAGGAAGCACACTTGGCGTTTGGGTATCTCATGGAGAAGGCCGTTTCAGCTGTCCGCATACAGAAGATAAATATCAGATTGTTGCAAAGTATGCTTATGAGACTTATCCTCATTGTCCGAACGGTTCTGACTTTAATACAGCAATGCTGTGCGATGAAACAGGTCGTCACCTTGTAATGATGCCACATATCGAGCGTTCGTTGTTACAATGGCAGTGGGCGAATTATCCGAAAGGTCGCCACGATGAAGTATCTCCTTGGATGGAAGCTTTTGTGAATGCGAGGAAGTGGCTGGAGGAGAATGGGAAGTAA
- a CDS encoding tyrosine-type recombinase/integrase, with protein MATIKIIIRKENGKIRINSKGESAIFIQYGHLGKSILFPTSIKVDPHFLKFNNKDLDQREPIRKSLPGYSVKNSNIRKLAQEIDHIKDRLINQDIVPTVEEVRRIYNQKHKPEEIKDFFTVYEEFINENRAVKAGNTIKQYITSFNHLKDFQKFSKDKIRFEKIDLRFYDKYLNYLITEKNLANNTVGTQIKDLKAFLNYIKKRGISVSTDVNEFKVLREKPTIIYLSQKELSHLYNFDFKGNQKLERARDLFCLQAATGLRISDLFRLGKEHIQENTIRLKAHKTKTDVLVPLTPISSGILSKYNYDLPLISEQKQNENIKLACYEAGLKRKLEIAEYKGGRKEYRTAFLFELITSHVAIKSFISHAIEKGLSPAVVAKITGKTTKILLQNYYSTHDTVVKTEMEKAFGSV; from the coding sequence ATGGCAACTATCAAAATTATAATTAGAAAAGAGAATGGGAAGATAAGGATTAATTCCAAAGGTGAATCAGCAATATTTATCCAATATGGACATTTAGGGAAGTCAATTCTATTTCCAACTTCAATAAAAGTAGATCCTCATTTTTTGAAATTTAATAATAAGGATTTAGATCAAAGAGAACCTATAAGAAAAAGCTTGCCTGGATATTCTGTTAAAAATTCCAATATCAGAAAATTAGCCCAGGAGATAGATCATATAAAAGATAGATTAATTAATCAGGATATTGTTCCCACGGTTGAAGAGGTCAGACGAATTTATAATCAAAAGCACAAGCCTGAAGAAATAAAGGATTTTTTTACTGTTTATGAAGAATTTATTAATGAAAATAGAGCTGTAAAAGCTGGCAATACAATTAAGCAATACATTACTTCATTTAACCATCTGAAGGACTTTCAAAAATTCAGTAAAGATAAAATCAGATTTGAAAAAATAGACCTTCGATTTTATGATAAGTATCTTAACTATCTGATCACTGAGAAAAATTTAGCTAATAATACAGTTGGCACTCAAATAAAAGACCTCAAAGCATTTTTAAACTACATAAAGAAACGAGGGATATCTGTTAGTACTGACGTTAATGAATTTAAAGTTTTAAGAGAAAAGCCTACTATTATTTATTTAAGCCAGAAAGAGCTTAGCCATCTATATAATTTTGATTTTAAAGGAAATCAAAAATTAGAAAGGGCCAGAGATTTATTCTGTTTACAGGCTGCAACTGGTTTAAGAATCAGTGATCTTTTTAGATTGGGTAAAGAGCATATTCAGGAGAATACGATCAGGCTTAAAGCTCATAAAACTAAAACAGATGTATTAGTGCCTTTAACGCCTATTTCATCAGGGATACTTTCAAAGTATAATTATGATCTACCATTAATAAGCGAGCAAAAGCAGAATGAAAATATAAAACTTGCTTGTTATGAAGCTGGCTTGAAAAGGAAGCTTGAGATTGCAGAGTACAAAGGCGGGAGAAAAGAATATAGAACAGCTTTCCTTTTTGAACTTATAACAAGCCATGTGGCAATAAAATCTTTCATTTCCCATGCAATTGAAAAAGGTCTTTCTCCTGCCGTTGTTGCTAAGATTACGGGGAAAACTACAAAGATATTATTGCAAAATTATTATTCAACACATGATACAGTGGTAAAGACTGAAATGGAAAAAGCTTTTGGTTCTGTGTAA
- a CDS encoding tyrosine-type recombinase/integrase, protein MDEILLFKEYLSSIKRYSRHTVTAYITDVEQFNSLVCGLILSASRREIKDWIIHLYESGISTRSIARKIYCLRSFYKFCLKNELIEKSPMQNITTPKFSKKVVEFIPENIMMEVLDGIESGENRKLIRDKLLFELLYYTGCRVDEIINIKLSNINLSRREIKVNGKGNKERVVFISKSIVELIMTYNQKWKHKNKSGFLLVDNAGDQIYPMFVQRTINKYFPIKKIGFRVSAHTFRHSFASHLVNKGVPIFAIKDLLGHSTIASTEVYTHLRFSTLIDIHKRMHPKG, encoded by the coding sequence ATGGACGAAATATTATTATTTAAGGAATATCTTTCTTCTATAAAAAGATATAGCAGACACACAGTTACAGCCTATATTACGGATGTAGAACAATTCAATTCTTTGGTTTGTGGTTTGATTTTATCTGCCTCCAGAAGAGAGATTAAGGATTGGATTATACATTTATATGAATCGGGAATATCCACAAGATCTATAGCTAGGAAAATATATTGTCTTCGTTCGTTTTATAAATTTTGTTTGAAGAATGAGCTAATTGAAAAAAGCCCTATGCAAAATATTACAACCCCTAAGTTCTCAAAGAAGGTGGTTGAATTTATTCCAGAAAATATTATGATGGAAGTTCTAGACGGAATAGAATCCGGAGAAAATAGAAAGCTTATAAGAGACAAACTCCTGTTTGAGTTATTGTATTATACCGGATGTAGAGTAGACGAAATTATCAATATCAAACTATCTAATATTAATCTTTCTAGACGTGAGATAAAAGTCAACGGAAAAGGCAATAAAGAAAGAGTTGTCTTTATTAGTAAGAGCATAGTTGAGCTTATAATGACTTATAATCAAAAATGGAAGCATAAAAATAAATCCGGCTTCTTGTTAGTTGATAATGCTGGAGATCAAATTTATCCAATGTTTGTACAAAGAACCATAAATAAATATTTTCCTATAAAAAAGATAGGATTTAGGGTAAGCGCTCATACTTTCAGACATAGCTTTGCTTCTCATTTGGTTAATAAAGGTGTTCCTATTTTTGCTATTAAGGATTTATTAGGCCATTCAACTATTGCAAGTACTGAAGTTTATACCCATTTACGGTTTAGCACCTTAATTGATATCCACAAAAGAATGCATCCGAAAGGATGA
- a CDS encoding helix-turn-helix domain-containing protein has translation MFLNTSEASDFLNITKNNLYRLIKDKKVKFYKPNGKNLYFKKEDLISYIERGVYE, from the coding sequence ATGTTTCTAAATACATCAGAAGCTTCTGATTTTTTAAATATTACGAAGAACAATCTTTATAGATTAATAAAGGATAAAAAAGTAAAGTTTTATAAGCCCAATGGAAAGAATCTCTATTTTAAAAAGGAGGATCTTATTTCGTATATAGAAAGGGGGGTATATGAATAA
- a CDS encoding helix-turn-helix domain-containing protein: MNNSISTKEVPFLSFSETQKALDCSKTFMYTLIDKGELKPKYLGAKPYFLINDILGAMKDAPEKY, from the coding sequence ATGAATAATTCTATATCAACTAAGGAAGTACCTTTTCTTTCATTTAGTGAAACACAAAAAGCTTTAGATTGCTCTAAAACGTTTATGTATACTTTGATTGATAAAGGAGAATTGAAACCAAAATATTTAGGAGCAAAACCTTATTTTCTTATCAATGATATTCTTGGTGCTATGAAGGATGCACCGGAGAAATATTAA
- a CDS encoding deoxyguanosinetriphosphate triphosphohydrolase family protein, with protein MRELVIQVLFFFNNPFLFYMLYRDSDKHRLISVNDNNPYRSTFRRDISRLIHSPSFRRLTGKQQLFPGHESDFFRNRLTHSIEVYQIARSIACRLNISEETLENNFIDLDIIEFAGLAHDLGHPPFGHVGEYALDFCMKPYGGFEGNAQTLRILTKLEKKGMHEDTNEKVGLNLTYRTLASILKYDEPIPNKREVLDSLAKGYYMSELDLVNKIKENVTGQANFKASRGDNAFKTIECSIMDLADDIAYSTYDLEDAFKGNFLTPLNFLNPSDKVLEEMTKRLNKKASDKNYTRKEIKSGLREIFAEWCGGYFEKIVSQTKEENQGDSHELLYNVIGAGQEISENVARDGYSRNYITSTLVDQAINSVCFHYNDKIPALSSVSFSEERKFKVELLKNFVYVSIIESSLISVPSYRGYEIVRFIFNSLSNEERNKEGYKLLPIDYKNAYEEANEKEEKYRVICDFIAGMTDRYAIEFYGRLTSENPETIFKQV; from the coding sequence GTGAGAGAACTTGTTATTCAAGTTCTCTTTTTTTTTAATAACCCATTTCTTTTTTATATGTTATATCGAGACTCAGACAAACATCGACTAATATCAGTAAATGATAATAATCCCTATAGATCTACTTTTAGAAGAGATATAAGTAGGTTAATTCACTCTCCAAGCTTTCGACGACTTACAGGAAAACAACAATTGTTTCCAGGCCATGAATCAGATTTTTTTAGGAATAGGTTAACTCATTCCATAGAAGTGTATCAAATTGCCAGATCGATTGCTTGTAGATTAAATATAAGTGAAGAAACTCTGGAGAATAATTTTATTGATTTGGATATAATTGAATTTGCGGGTTTGGCTCATGATTTAGGACATCCTCCTTTTGGTCATGTAGGTGAATATGCTTTAGATTTTTGCATGAAACCTTATGGCGGATTTGAAGGGAATGCACAAACTTTAAGGATTTTAACTAAACTTGAAAAGAAAGGAATGCATGAAGATACAAATGAAAAGGTAGGCTTAAATTTAACATATAGAACATTAGCTTCTATTCTTAAATATGATGAACCGATTCCAAATAAAAGAGAAGTTCTTGATAGTTTGGCAAAGGGGTATTATATGTCTGAGTTAGATTTAGTAAATAAAATTAAAGAAAATGTTACAGGTCAAGCAAATTTTAAAGCGTCTCGGGGGGATAATGCATTTAAAACTATTGAATGCTCAATTATGGATTTAGCAGACGATATAGCCTATAGTACCTATGATTTAGAAGATGCTTTTAAAGGAAACTTTCTTACTCCTTTAAATTTTCTAAATCCTAGTGACAAAGTATTGGAAGAAATGACTAAAAGGTTAAATAAGAAAGCTAGCGATAAAAACTATACTAGAAAAGAAATAAAGTCAGGTTTGAGAGAGATTTTTGCAGAGTGGTGCGGAGGATACTTTGAGAAAATTGTTAGTCAAACTAAAGAAGAAAATCAGGGTGATTCACATGAGTTGCTTTATAATGTTATTGGAGCTGGGCAAGAGATAAGTGAGAATGTCGCACGGGATGGTTATTCCCGAAATTATATAACATCAACTTTGGTTGACCAGGCTATAAACTCTGTATGTTTTCACTATAATGATAAAATACCGGCACTTTCATCTGTTAGTTTTAGCGAAGAAAGAAAATTTAAAGTTGAACTTTTGAAAAACTTTGTTTATGTATCTATTATAGAAAGCAGTCTTATTTCGGTTCCTTCTTATAGAGGGTATGAAATTGTTCGGTTCATATTCAATTCGCTTTCCAATGAAGAAAGGAATAAAGAAGGATATAAATTGCTCCCAATAGATTATAAAAATGCTTACGAAGAAGCTAATGAAAAAGAAGAGAAATATAGAGTTATATGCGATTTTATAGCTGGAATGACTGATAGATATGCTATCGAATTTTATGGAAGATTAACAAGCGAAAATCCAGAAACTATTTTTAAACAAGTATAA
- a CDS encoding TerC family protein yields the protein MPHVFYWIFFNVFVLIILAFDLGVFHRKAHVVSFKESILWTVFWITLALSFNLIIYIWQGPDPALDFLTGYLIEKSLSIDNIFVILLIFKYTQVPDQYQHRVLFWGILGALVMRAGFIFLGIELIERFHWIIYVFGAFLVVIGIRMAVRKEIKVDPENNYLINLAKKFVPATPKYDGDKFFTTIDHKRHMTPLFFSLLMIETTDLIFAIDSIPAILAITTDRFIVYTSNVFAIMGLRSLYFAFAGLMQKFRYLHYGLAAILVFVGVKMILAETIKIPTVIALVAVLGILIISMVGSAIVEQRKNKKKY from the coding sequence ATGCCTCATGTTTTTTACTGGATATTTTTCAACGTTTTTGTCTTAATCATTCTGGCATTTGACTTAGGAGTATTTCATAGAAAAGCACATGTTGTTTCATTCAAAGAGTCGATTCTCTGGACTGTATTCTGGATAACACTTGCCCTTAGTTTTAATCTAATCATTTATATATGGCAAGGCCCTGACCCGGCACTTGATTTTCTGACGGGATACCTTATTGAAAAATCACTTAGTATTGATAATATTTTTGTTATTCTGTTAATTTTTAAATACACACAGGTTCCTGATCAATATCAGCACAGAGTACTGTTCTGGGGCATCCTTGGAGCTCTTGTGATGAGAGCTGGATTTATATTTCTTGGAATCGAATTGATAGAACGTTTTCATTGGATCATTTATGTATTCGGTGCTTTTCTGGTTGTCATTGGTATCAGAATGGCAGTGCGTAAAGAGATAAAAGTCGATCCTGAGAATAATTATCTGATTAACCTGGCTAAAAAGTTCGTCCCTGCAACTCCCAAATATGATGGAGATAAATTCTTTACGACGATAGATCATAAGAGGCATATGACTCCCTTGTTTTTTAGTTTGCTTATGATTGAAACAACTGATTTGATTTTTGCCATAGACTCTATCCCTGCAATTTTAGCTATCACTACGGATAGATTTATCGTTTATACATCCAATGTTTTTGCCATAATGGGATTAAGGTCTCTTTATTTCGCATTTGCAGGGCTTATGCAAAAATTTCGATATCTGCATTATGGCTTAGCTGCTATATTGGTTTTTGTGGGTGTAAAAATGATTCTGGCAGAAACTATTAAAATACCAACAGTGATTGCACTGGTTGCGGTGTTAGGAATATTAATAATCAGTATGGTTGGGTCTGCAATAGTTGAGCAAAGAAAGAATAAGAAGAAATACTGA